The Vulpes vulpes isolate BD-2025 chromosome 8, VulVul3, whole genome shotgun sequence genome has a window encoding:
- the ADAM17 gene encoding disintegrin and metalloproteinase domain-containing protein 17 isoform X2, translated as MTIRINTDGAEYNIEPLWRLINDTKDKRMLVYKSEDIKNVSRLQSPKVCGYIKADNEELLPKGLVDREPPNEFVHRVKRRADPNPLKNTCKLLVVADHRFYRYMGRGEESTTTNYLIELIDRVDDIYRNTSWDNAGFKGYGIQIEQIRILKSPQEVKPGERHYNMAKSYPNEEKDAWDVKMLLEQFSFDIAEEASKVCLAHLFTYQDFDMGTLGLAYVGSPRANSHGGVCPKAYYSPIGKKNIYLNSGLTSTKNYGKTILTKEADLVTTHELGHNFGAEHDPDGLAECAPNEDQGGKYVMYPIAVSGDHENNKMFSNCSKQSIYKTIESKSQECFQERSNKVCGNSRVDEGEECDPGIMYLNNDTCCSSDCMLRAGVQCSDRNSPCCKNCQFETAQKKCQEAINATCKGVSYCTGNSSECPPPGNAADDTVCLDLGKCKDGKCIPFCEREQHLESCACNETDNSCKVCCRDPSGRCVPYVDAEQKNLFLRKGKPCTVGFCDMNGKCEKRVQDVIERFWDFIDQLSINTFGKFLADNIVGSVLVFSLIFWIPFSILVHCVDKKLDKQYESLSLFHPSNVEMLSSMDSASVRIIKPFPAPQTPGRPQPLQAAPVPPPMPVAPKLEHQRMDTIQEDPSTDSHVDEDGFEKDPFPNSSTAAKSFEDLTGRPVTRSEKAASFKLQRQNRVGSKETEC; from the exons CCACTTTGGAGACTAATTAATGAtactaaagacaaaagaatgtTAGTTTATAAATCTGAAGATATCAAGAATGTTTCACGCCTACAGTCTCCAAAAGTATGTGGTTATATAAAGGCGGATAATGAAGAGTTGCTTCCAAAAGGGCTGGTAGACAGAGAGCCACCTAATG AGTTTGTTCATCGGGTGAAGAGAAGAGCTGATCCTAACCCATTGAAGAACACCTGTAAATTGTTGGTGGTAGCAGATCATCGCTTTTACAGATAcatgggcagaggggaagagagtaCAACTACAAATTACTTA ATAGAGCTTATTGACCGGGTGGATGACATCTATCGGAACACTTCATGGGACAACGCTGGTTTCAAAGGTTATGGAATACAGATAGAGCAG ATCCGCATTCTCAAGTCTCCACAAGAGGTGAAACCTGGTGAAAGGCACTATAACATGGCAAAAAGTTACCCAAATGAAGAAAAGGATGCTTGGGATGTGAAGATGTTGCTGGAG caattTAGCTTTGATATAGCTGAAGAAGCATCTAAAGTCTGCCTAGCACATCTTTTTACGTATCAAGATTTTGATATGGGAACTCTTGGGTTAGCGTATGTTGGTTCTCCCAGAGCAAACAGTCATGGAGGTGTTTGCCCAAAGG CTTATTATAGTCCAATTGGAAAGAAGAATATCTATTTGAATAGTGGTTTGACCAGCACAAAAAATTATGGTAAAACCATCCTTACAAAG GAAGCTGACCTGGTTACAACTCATGAATTGGGACACAACTTTGGAGCAGAACATGATCCGGATGGCCTAGCGGAATGTGCCCCAAATGAGGACCAGGGCGGAAAATACGTTATGTATCCCATAGCTGTGAGTGGAGATCACGAGAACAATAAG atgttttcAAACTGCAGTAAACAGTCCATCTATAAGACCATCGAAAGTAAGTCCCAGGAGTGTTTTCAAGAGCGAAGCAACAAAGTGTGTGGGAACTCCAGGGTGGATGAAGGAGAGGAGTGCGATCCTGGCATCATGTACCTGAACAATGACACGTGCTGTAGCAGCGACTGTATGCTGAGGGCAGGTGTGCAGTGCAG TGACAGGAACAGTCCTTGCTGTAAAAACTGTCAATTCGAGACCGCCCAGAAGAAGTGCCAAGAGGCTATTAATGCTACTTGCAAAGGCGTGTCTTATTGCACAG GTAACAGCAGTGAGTGCCCGCCTCCTGGAAATGCTGCAGATGACACCGTGTGCTTGGATCTCGGCAAGTGTAAAGATGGGAAGTGCATTCCTTTCTGTGAGAGGGAGCAGCACCTGGAGTCCTGTGCATGTAATG AGACGGACAACTCCTGCAAGGTGTGCTGCCGGGACCCCTCGGGCCGGTGTGTGCCCTACGTGGATGCTGAACAAAAGAACTTATTCCTGAGGAAAGGAAAGCCCTGTACGGTGGGCTTTTGTGACATGAAT GGCAAATGTGAGAAACGAGTACAGGATGTCATCGAGCGATTCTGGGATTTCATTGACCAGCTGAGCATCAATACTTTTG GGAAGTTTTTAGCAGACAACATCGTAGGTTCTGTCCTGGTTTTCTCCTTGATATTCTGGATCCCCTTCAGCATTCTTGTCCATTGTGTG GATAAGAAGCTGGATAAGCAGTatgagtctctgtctctcttccaccCCAGC AACGTGGAGATGCTGAGCAGCATGGACTCGGCCTCGGTCCGGATCATCAAGCCCTTTCCCGCGCCCCAGACACCCGGCCGCCCACAGCCCCTGCAGGCCGCCCCGGTCCCGCCGCCGATGCCTGTGGCGCCCAAACTGGAGCACCAGCGCATGGACACGATCCAGGAGGACCCCAGCACAGACTCGCACGTGGACGAGGACGGCTTTGAGAAGGACCCCTTCCCCAACAGCAGCACAGCCGCCAAGTCCTTTGAGGACCTCACGGGCCGTCCGGTCACAAGAAGTGAGAAGGCCGCGTCCTTCAAGCTGCAGCGTCAGAACCGCGTGGGCAGCAAGGAGACGGAGTGCTAG
- the ADAM17 gene encoding disintegrin and metalloproteinase domain-containing protein 17 isoform X3 — protein MAKSYPNEEKDAWDVKMLLEQFSFDIAEEASKVCLAHLFTYQDFDMGTLGLAYVGSPRANSHGGVCPKAYYSPIGKKNIYLNSGLTSTKNYGKTILTKEADLVTTHELGHNFGAEHDPDGLAECAPNEDQGGKYVMYPIAVSGDHENNKMFSNCSKQSIYKTIESKSQECFQERSNKVCGNSRVDEGEECDPGIMYLNNDTCCSSDCMLRAGVQCSDRNSPCCKNCQFETAQKKCQEAINATCKGVSYCTGNSSECPPPGNAADDTVCLDLGKCKDGKCIPFCEREQHLESCACNETDNSCKVCCRDPSGRCVPYVDAEQKNLFLRKGKPCTVGFCDMNGKCEKRVQDVIERFWDFIDQLSINTFGKFLADNIVGSVLVFSLIFWIPFSILVHCVDKKLDKQYESLSLFHPSNVEMLSSMDSASVRIIKPFPAPQTPGRPQPLQAAPVPPPMPVAPKLEHQRMDTIQEDPSTDSHVDEDGFEKDPFPNSSTAAKSFEDLTGRPVTRSEKAASFKLQRQNRVGSKETEC, from the exons ATGGCAAAAAGTTACCCAAATGAAGAAAAGGATGCTTGGGATGTGAAGATGTTGCTGGAG caattTAGCTTTGATATAGCTGAAGAAGCATCTAAAGTCTGCCTAGCACATCTTTTTACGTATCAAGATTTTGATATGGGAACTCTTGGGTTAGCGTATGTTGGTTCTCCCAGAGCAAACAGTCATGGAGGTGTTTGCCCAAAGG CTTATTATAGTCCAATTGGAAAGAAGAATATCTATTTGAATAGTGGTTTGACCAGCACAAAAAATTATGGTAAAACCATCCTTACAAAG GAAGCTGACCTGGTTACAACTCATGAATTGGGACACAACTTTGGAGCAGAACATGATCCGGATGGCCTAGCGGAATGTGCCCCAAATGAGGACCAGGGCGGAAAATACGTTATGTATCCCATAGCTGTGAGTGGAGATCACGAGAACAATAAG atgttttcAAACTGCAGTAAACAGTCCATCTATAAGACCATCGAAAGTAAGTCCCAGGAGTGTTTTCAAGAGCGAAGCAACAAAGTGTGTGGGAACTCCAGGGTGGATGAAGGAGAGGAGTGCGATCCTGGCATCATGTACCTGAACAATGACACGTGCTGTAGCAGCGACTGTATGCTGAGGGCAGGTGTGCAGTGCAG TGACAGGAACAGTCCTTGCTGTAAAAACTGTCAATTCGAGACCGCCCAGAAGAAGTGCCAAGAGGCTATTAATGCTACTTGCAAAGGCGTGTCTTATTGCACAG GTAACAGCAGTGAGTGCCCGCCTCCTGGAAATGCTGCAGATGACACCGTGTGCTTGGATCTCGGCAAGTGTAAAGATGGGAAGTGCATTCCTTTCTGTGAGAGGGAGCAGCACCTGGAGTCCTGTGCATGTAATG AGACGGACAACTCCTGCAAGGTGTGCTGCCGGGACCCCTCGGGCCGGTGTGTGCCCTACGTGGATGCTGAACAAAAGAACTTATTCCTGAGGAAAGGAAAGCCCTGTACGGTGGGCTTTTGTGACATGAAT GGCAAATGTGAGAAACGAGTACAGGATGTCATCGAGCGATTCTGGGATTTCATTGACCAGCTGAGCATCAATACTTTTG GGAAGTTTTTAGCAGACAACATCGTAGGTTCTGTCCTGGTTTTCTCCTTGATATTCTGGATCCCCTTCAGCATTCTTGTCCATTGTGTG GATAAGAAGCTGGATAAGCAGTatgagtctctgtctctcttccaccCCAGC AACGTGGAGATGCTGAGCAGCATGGACTCGGCCTCGGTCCGGATCATCAAGCCCTTTCCCGCGCCCCAGACACCCGGCCGCCCACAGCCCCTGCAGGCCGCCCCGGTCCCGCCGCCGATGCCTGTGGCGCCCAAACTGGAGCACCAGCGCATGGACACGATCCAGGAGGACCCCAGCACAGACTCGCACGTGGACGAGGACGGCTTTGAGAAGGACCCCTTCCCCAACAGCAGCACAGCCGCCAAGTCCTTTGAGGACCTCACGGGCCGTCCGGTCACAAGAAGTGAGAAGGCCGCGTCCTTCAAGCTGCAGCGTCAGAACCGCGTGGGCAGCAAGGAGACGGAGTGCTAG